One Gossypium hirsutum isolate 1008001.06 chromosome A08, Gossypium_hirsutum_v2.1, whole genome shotgun sequence genomic window, aattactgttttacccctaaTGACGAAATGACCTTTATAACGCCAGTGGTAGGTTATTTGATGTGTGAATGGCATTTATACGGCTGATTatgagtatgacatactgcatacacgtaaTTTTTATGACACGAcatctgcatggggttgggtttatgatatggaggaagtactgtactggtgactatgtcacatttATTATTACTGGTGGCTTGCCACACTTACTGTTACTGGAAGCTACACTGcgttattattattactggcagctttgctacaatattggtgtgctggttgggtgggttgattgaTATCCCTACAAGTgtgctggttggtacgggtggtgtgctggatGGTTATGGGATGGGATGTATTTTGCACTGTACTAGTACTGTATTAGGCTCAGGCCCACACTGCTACTGTTTTAGGgttaaggcccagactgtactgatactgaatagggctcaggcctagactaTTTCTGCATGCACTGTTTTCTATTATctgataagggattacacactaagttttcataaactcacccttccttttaactgtacaggtaatcctcagcttTAGACggtttggagctgtgagggactcgggGGCGGCCACACAATCTCAAAGGACTTTATTATTCAATGATTTTATGTTTGGGTTTTgaatttgtaataaggccattgggaatttaacttttaattaggCTATAACCCGGTATTTATGAACTTCTAGAATAGGAACGTCAGGTTTTCAAAATAACAACGTTTTTCGAAAGCGATCCTGTCACttcaattttgttaaaaatagatGTTTTGAAAACTACACACGTTTTGAATAACATGAATCACTAAACAAACTCGGCCTTTAAAACTTTGAAGGTTTTTACGGCAACTAGATCATTACCATAAGCTTATCGGACTTTTGAGCAGTggatgtggcacatcagatttgatcgtaacgtctaggccaggtctaggtgttatatttagtggtatcaaagccaggttacaaaacttggCTGTGGTATTGGTAGCATAAAAGTATTTTACCTTCTTTTCTAAAATTGGGggttaaaaaaaaaggtttctctgaaatttggttttgaaattttcaacggaacttgacttgtttctgaaaTGATGATACtgaaagtgtggcacaccgagtctctgacgccaaatctgtaagttctctgcTAGTGTCTATTGTTTTAAGTTGTAATGTGATGCTGGAAAACTGTTATAGATGGTAGCATTTTATTGGAAATATCTGGTTAGAGCAAACTGAGACTGTAGAAGACTGATATTGGTAGCGGGATCTCGATCTGCAGAAACAAAACTCTAAATATTGTTTatcataaaatatcttttaataaaaaactgGAATTATAAACTGATagcataaaacttttaaattcaaataaagcGTATATCAATATGAGCACTAGaagtactcgtggaaggggtacgcGAGTCCGTGGTAGAGGCCGAGGGGGTGCTAGGGCTGGGTCTTCAGCATCGGGTCACATGCCTTAGGGAGACACCGGCTTCACCAGTAACTGAGATTGGGTCTCATGATCGAGCAATTGGGGATGATGCCTTCTCTCAGGCGATGCTGCGAGTTCTTGAAAGGGTTGCTGGAGCAAGTACGGGATCAGTGGCCTGGGGGTCAATTTTTAAGCGACTCTGATCCAATGGGGCGGAGATTTTTAGGGGTGtttctggtgtagccccgaacatggcagaatattggttagaggctacGGAGCGGATAATGATGATCTTAATTGTACTATGGAATGAAAATTGAAGGGGGCAGTGTCGTTACTGCAAGATGAGGCTTACcaatggtggctcactgtgagggaAGGTAAACAAGCTGACTGTCTAACATGGGATTTCTTCAAGACATCTTTTCAAGGGAAGTAGTGggcgcaagttatgtggacgcccgaatGAGGGAATTTCTGAACTTGAGGACTGTGGCGGcatatgaggcggagtttctgcGGTTGAGTCATTATGTTCGTGGGATAGTAGTGACCGAGTACGAATTCTATGtgcgttttgaggatggcctccgtGATGAGTTGAGAGTTctaatagctccacagagggagcgagactttgctgctttagtggagaaagcaaAGATTGCTGAGGATGTGAAGCGCTCAGAGCgccagaatcgtgagaaagatagGGGCAGAGGCAAAAGGGATTTTTAATCCTCTGGTTCTGCAGGTAGGCCTATTAAGAGGGCCAAGATTGATGGGCCAGTTCGAGCTGGAGATCCTGTTGTTGCTGCAAGACCGCAAccctgtgctgattgtgggagatcTCATTTGGGTGAGTGCTGGAAAAAGATTGGGACGTGCTTCAGATGTGGGTCCATAGATCATCAGGTAAGGAATTTTCCTCAGAGGCCTACTCAGATGCAAGCTACGGGATAGGGTCATGTTCAGCCAGTGAGAGGTGGTCAGCCACTGAGAGGTCGTGGacaggccagaggtggaaatgggTTTGGATAGGGTCGTGGAGCACCAGGTAGAGGCACAGGTAATATTGAGGCGAGACAACCAAccttggtttatgctgctcgtcaTCGAGAGGATAGTGAAGCCCCTGACGTCATAACCGGTAcattttttattcataatttgccatatgttgctttaattgatattGGATCTACGTATTCGTATGTTACGTGCACTGTGTCTGAGGTGTTGGGTATTCAGTTTGAGAGCACTGCTAGTGAAATGACGGTGTTGAGTCCACTAGGGCAATCGATTAGGGTGGATAAGTTATTCAAGGATGTGCCCTTAGAAGTTCAAGGGGTCGTGTTTCCTGCAAATTTGATGGAATTGCCATTCGGggagtttgattttattttaggcatggattggctagtgaAGCATCGTGCGAAGTTGGATTGTGCTGATAAGCGGTTGGTGTTAAGGACTTCGGAGAGTGAGAAGGTGGCCGTAATAAGGGAGAGAAaagattatttgtctaatgtgatatcggcgttaagagccgagaagttggTTCGCAAGGGTTGTGAGGCTTTCCTGGCATATATTAACAATTCTAAAACTAAAAGTCTTTCTGTTGAGGATGTTAGAATTGTTAAAGAGTTTTCGAATGTTTTTCCAGAAGAGCTTCCGGACTTGCCTCCAGACCGTGAGGTCGAATTCGAAATTAAGCTTCTACCAGGAatagctccagtgtccatcgccccatataggatggcaccaaaggagctagtggagttaaaggctcaaattcaagagctgTTAGACTGAGGATTCATTCGacgagtgtgtctccgtggggagcaccagtattgtttgtgaagaagaaggatgggtccATCCGCatatgcattgactatcgtcaactgaataagctgaccatcaagaacaagtaccctttgccgaggattgatgatctattctaTATTCTCCAAAATAGaacttcgatctgggtatcaccAGCTAAAGGTCAAGGAAGTGGATGTGTataagacaacatttaggactcgttatgatcactatgagttcttagtaataccgtttggattaacgaatgcaccagctACTTTCATGGACATGATGAACTgagtttttcaaccctttttggattgatttgtagTAGTGTTCATAGACGATATTTTAGTGTATTCGGGAACCGAGGAGGAGCATGATGAACACTTGCGGATTATCCTTCAAATTTTGAGACAggagcagttgtatgcaaaattcaacaagtgtgagttttggctgcaataggtgacatttctgggtcacgtggtatctgttgaggggattagggttgatcctcgaaaaattgaagccgTACTGGGCTAGAAACCACCAaagactgtatctgagattcgaagttttctgggtttggctgGATATTACAGACGTTTTGTGGAAGGGTTTTCAGTGATAGCTGCACCTTTGACTAAGTTACTACGCAAAGGGTGTCGTTTATCTGGACAGATAAAtagcaagagagttttgagaaattgaagaaagttttaactgaggtgtaatatcccgaattagggcctaataggaatagtggtttcgggaccacaaattcgaggtagaaaaatttattttattatcattttaaggtctatggcatgatttcatgattgtgtgaaaatttcgtttagaaattttatcgatagagggtccaatttgatatttaggactaaattgcaaaagttgtaaaatgtgtgttctagttcacaaaggtattaagtacttgtaagtaatgggtttttaaagtggaggtccttggataataattagaccattatactagtttagacaaaaatacctaaaggaagataaaacaccatagtttttaattaagggcattttggccatttagttattaaaatgaattaaaaacaaaattaaaagccaatttttgtccatcttcttcattaggtcgaaatttcaagggttctccatagctagggtttgtttcaagcttccaagctccatagtaagtgattccaagccccgtttttaatgctctttatgtttttggaatcccggtagctcgatttagcttatgctaacaataagtcaacctaggattcatatttggaaaatacccataggtgaaatttgtgtattttggtgttttatgatagaatatgaggttttaaattatgttagacaacttgtgctactcggttttaagtgaaaacgagtaaaagggcttactCGGTAagaatacctaatagtcataagtacatgttagagtgtgaatttgaggttgccatagaaggggaaaaATGATGAGcttgtcataaaacataagaaactaggatgaggtttaatttacgcgccttggggcaaaagtgcaaatatgtaaaagtttaggggaaaaatggtaatttgccaaagttcgtactaagggctgttttgatgaatgtatgtattaaataaaattaatttggcattatagatcaagagaaacgagattcaagttgtgatcgagggaaaaataaagtttatgagTAATAGGTTGGATTGCtaaaattttgtatcgaggtaagttcatgtgtagataaggtaacataatttttattttaattgatttaatgttatttatatgacatgatacttattatcatgaaatatgatgttttgtaaattattatttggtgatatgcaaattatgtgaacaacttgataagtatgagatggtAGCAAGTATCGATTTCTATATTCCGAAGAAGGCgatcaaaatgtgtaattgaaaagaatctcatttgaaccttgggaatagattagggtacaagtgacatgtcactaggatggttgagttctgaactcgttgagttgagtctgagttcgtgaggtgtaactaggcatccgagctcgttgagttgagtccgagttcacttatggatgcgaacga contains:
- the LOC107947799 gene encoding uncharacterized protein; the protein is MGFLQDIFSREVVGASYVDARMREFLNLRTVAAYEAEFLRLSHYVRGIVVTEYEFYVRFEDGLRRPIKRAKIDGPVRAGDPVVAARPQPCADCGRSHLGECWKKIGTCFRCGSIDHQGRGAPGRGTGNIEARQPTLVYAARHREDSEAPDVITGTFFIHNLPYVALIDIGSTYSYVTCTVSEVLGIQFESTASEMTVLSPLGQSIRVDKLFKDVPLEVQGVVFPANLMELPFGEFDFILGMDWLVKHRAKLDCADKRLVLRTSESEKVAVIRERKDYLSNVISALRAEKLVRKGCEAFLAYINNSKTKSLSVEDVRIVKEFSNVFPEELPDLPPDREVEFEIKLLPGIAPVRFVEGFSVIAAPLTKLLRKGCRLSGQINSKRVLRN